From Candidatus Woesearchaeota archaeon, a single genomic window includes:
- the fba gene encoding class II fructose-1,6-bisphosphate aldolase: MLVNTKSMLKKAQREGYAVGAFNTSNLEFTKAIIRAAEELKSPVIIQTSTSAINYAGINEIQSIVSSVAKKAKIPVALHLDHGPDLFWAKKCLSNGYTSVMIDASSLSFKENVSVTKKVVASAKKFGASVEAELGALQGIEDEVNVSSSNAFLTDPLDAKKFVELTGCDSLAVAIGTSHGPYKFKDKSNLDFSRLRAIRDLVKVPLVLHGASSIPAKVVSKTQKFGGKLKNAHGVSDSDLRKAVKLGVCKVNIDSDLRLVFNASLREFLSLNPGVYDPRTILSFTNDAIYEFVKQKIRVLGSVNKA, from the coding sequence ATGTTGGTTAATACTAAGAGTATGCTTAAGAAAGCTCAAAGGGAAGGTTATGCTGTCGGGGCGTTTAATACTAGTAATTTGGAGTTTACTAAAGCTATTATTAGGGCTGCTGAAGAATTAAAGTCGCCTGTGATTATTCAAACTTCTACTAGTGCTATTAATTATGCTGGTATTAACGAGATTCAAAGTATTGTTAGTAGTGTTGCTAAAAAAGCTAAGATCCCTGTTGCTTTGCATTTGGATCATGGTCCTGATTTGTTTTGGGCTAAGAAGTGTTTGAGTAATGGTTATACTTCTGTTATGATTGATGCTTCTTCTTTGTCTTTTAAAGAAAATGTTTCTGTAACTAAGAAAGTTGTTGCTTCTGCGAAAAAATTTGGTGCGAGTGTTGAAGCTGAGCTTGGTGCTCTTCAAGGTATTGAGGATGAAGTTAATGTTAGTTCTAGTAATGCTTTTTTGACTGATCCTCTTGATGCTAAGAAGTTTGTTGAGCTTACTGGTTGTGATTCTTTAGCTGTCGCTATTGGTACTAGTCACGGCCCTTATAAATTTAAGGATAAATCTAATCTTGATTTTTCTAGATTGAGAGCTATTCGTGACTTAGTTAAGGTGCCTTTAGTTCTTCATGGTGCTTCTTCTATTCCTGCTAAAGTTGTTAGTAAGACTCAGAAATTTGGTGGTAAGTTAAAGAATGCTCATGGTGTTTCTGATTCTGATTTGAGAAAAGCTGTTAAGTTAGGTGTTTGTAAAGTTAATATTGATTCTGATTTGAGATTGGTTTTTAATGCTTCTTTAAGAGAATTTCTTAGTTTGAATCCTGGTGTTTATGATCCTAGGACTATTTTGAGTTTTACTAATGATGCAATTTATGAGTTTGTTAAGCAGAAAATTAGGGTTCTTGGTAGTGTTAATAAAGCTTAA
- a CDS encoding carbohydrate kinase family protein produces the protein MYDIITVGSNTLDAFVHTNAELVKIHTGKKDNKEDELCLAYPLGAKILITNLEFHIGGGGTNTAASFKRLGLKTAYLGKIGHDENGEKIVRELKKLNIDFVGTFGKKSGFSVILDSKAHDRTILTHKGSNDNFRYSEVDKTKIKTKWFYFSSMMSSSLDLLKSLARYARKNNINLAFNPSNYLVIKGTSNLKPILRASNILVFNKEESFLLSKKKTIEDAFKYLIKKIKKQGVVVITDGPRGAYAYDGEILFYAKPKPVKILETTGAGDAFASAFTAAIIRGGSIKTALKAGMIQAESVIRCYGAKNKLLNHKEMNEELKKDKREIIMKEL, from the coding sequence TTGTACGATATAATAACAGTAGGTAGTAACACACTAGATGCATTTGTTCACACAAACGCGGAATTAGTAAAAATACACACAGGAAAAAAAGACAACAAAGAAGACGAACTCTGCTTAGCATATCCTTTAGGCGCAAAAATACTAATAACGAACCTAGAATTTCACATAGGAGGAGGAGGAACAAATACTGCTGCGTCCTTCAAAAGACTAGGTCTAAAAACAGCTTACCTAGGAAAAATAGGTCATGACGAAAACGGAGAAAAAATAGTCCGAGAACTAAAAAAACTAAACATAGACTTCGTAGGAACCTTCGGAAAAAAATCAGGATTCTCGGTCATACTAGATTCAAAAGCACACGACAGAACAATACTAACGCATAAAGGATCAAACGATAACTTCAGATACTCAGAAGTAGATAAAACAAAAATAAAAACAAAATGGTTTTACTTTAGTTCCATGATGAGTTCCAGCTTAGACTTATTAAAAAGCCTGGCTAGATACGCAAGAAAAAACAATATAAACTTAGCGTTCAACCCATCAAATTACTTAGTAATAAAAGGAACAAGCAACTTAAAACCAATACTTCGAGCATCAAACATATTAGTATTTAACAAAGAAGAATCATTCTTATTATCAAAGAAAAAAACAATAGAAGACGCATTCAAATATTTAATAAAAAAAATAAAAAAACAAGGCGTAGTAGTAATAACAGACGGACCAAGAGGAGCATATGCATATGATGGAGAAATACTATTCTACGCAAAACCAAAACCAGTAAAAATACTAGAAACAACAGGTGCAGGCGACGCATTCGCATCAGCATTCACTGCCGCGATAATAAGAGGAGGAAGTATAAAAACAGCATTAAAAGCAGGAATGATACAAGCAGAATCAGTAATAAGATGTTATGGAGCAAAAAACAAATTATTAAATCATAAAGAAATGAATGAAGAACTAAAAAAAGACAAAAGAGAAATAATAATGAAAGAACTCTAA
- a CDS encoding PQQ-binding-like beta-propeller repeat protein → MNKLSKIIRNVFGIKKGKINLLKSFDLGCESLTQPICEDIDNDSETETIITNTKGEVIVFSENQEIKWKYAIKEKVSEQDAMFLDEERTNSINHYPLIADIEQNGKKQILFGTEFGKVYALDHNGKQIWAYTTEHPIRGGINNFKIKESKNTGIIFGSTDKYLYLLSSKGKLLRKLLNDAQIESTPIVINNNIIFGDNKGKIKSLDLKGKINWTFQTKDKIVSKAIHTKMNDGTEAILIGGVDNNLYCLSLEGKLIWKFETQGALYTEPVVLDINDDGLNEIVFGSADGKIYVITMQGNQLWNYETDFWIIGKPVTKDVDQDGAMEVIIGSYDNNIYVLTGKGIYIIEYVPGVSGIIAQNGSYSDIPSNTPGELIGDKIWEYGTGGLVIGCAVIKNKIIVQTKEGKVLWLHHEEGK, encoded by the coding sequence ATGAACAAACTATCAAAAATAATAAGAAACGTCTTCGGAATAAAAAAAGGAAAAATAAACTTGCTAAAAAGCTTCGACTTAGGATGTGAAAGCCTAACACAACCAATATGCGAAGACATAGATAACGATTCAGAAACAGAAACAATAATAACAAACACCAAAGGAGAAGTCATAGTATTCTCAGAGAATCAAGAAATAAAATGGAAATACGCAATAAAAGAAAAAGTATCAGAACAAGACGCGATGTTCCTAGATGAAGAAAGAACCAACAGCATAAACCATTATCCATTAATAGCAGACATAGAACAAAACGGAAAAAAACAAATCTTGTTCGGAACAGAATTCGGAAAAGTATATGCATTAGATCATAACGGAAAACAAATATGGGCTTACACAACTGAACACCCTATAAGAGGGGGAATAAACAATTTCAAAATAAAAGAAAGCAAAAACACAGGCATAATATTTGGCTCAACAGACAAATATTTGTACTTATTATCCTCAAAAGGAAAACTACTAAGAAAATTACTAAACGATGCACAAATAGAATCAACACCTATAGTAATAAACAACAACATAATATTCGGAGATAATAAAGGAAAAATAAAATCTTTAGATCTAAAAGGAAAAATAAATTGGACTTTTCAAACAAAAGACAAAATAGTATCAAAAGCAATACATACAAAAATGAATGACGGAACAGAAGCAATACTCATAGGAGGGGTAGATAATAATTTGTACTGCTTATCACTAGAAGGGAAACTAATCTGGAAATTTGAAACACAAGGAGCACTATACACAGAACCAGTAGTACTAGACATAAATGACGATGGATTAAATGAAATAGTATTCGGATCAGCAGACGGAAAAATATACGTAATAACGATGCAAGGAAACCAATTATGGAATTATGAAACTGACTTTTGGATAATAGGAAAACCAGTAACAAAAGACGTAGACCAAGACGGCGCAATGGAAGTAATAATAGGATCATACGACAACAACATATACGTATTAACAGGAAAAGGAATATACATAATAGAATACGTACCAGGAGTATCAGGTATAATTGCACAAAACGGTAGCTACTCAGACATACCGAGCAACACACCAGGAGAATTAATAGGTGATAAAATATGGGAATACGGAACCGGAGGATTAGTAATAGGATGTGCGGTAATAAAAAATAAAATAATAGTACAAACCAAAGAAGGAAAAGTACTATGGCTTCATCACGAAGAAGGAAAATAA
- a CDS encoding PEP/pyruvate-binding domain-containing protein: protein MVYTLTYSSIHESEVSLVGKRALFLAEASRKSLNTCLFFVVTGNSLREFFDVNSLQKKVFDLLNTGLPEDYFWSEVKNLFSGSVLPDSVLLDIKESYDALSVSVSDADNILRSFEPRVNLFLSSGSDCGFKEVFLNIKGFDNVVNALKSCWFLFFKKQGVESLRKGLFNFSCGVVVEKFVSSDFTVEVEGSSDEKHLLVSAYKGLPEVSVGIVKDLYVLSFNHLEFVNHELNHQNFSILHQDDSGVLLKKRLGKEGSDNKASKQVISDCARLAKRVFSLLNNFVRVVFVVRQGIPYLFLIDDCVSSDVADKVDDVGKSIISDNVGVLSDLGVSVPGGSFSDDLVESDALDVVEDDDLVDSSDVVNDADEFIVQDDQSVGVRSNNDFSSFFSLIELLEEDVVSLYRESFGFSPVSVEEAIFELDSKHGFGDKEKVLRALEVKSLLMNGEKVDDDIISSLIGVLEDFLKREG from the coding sequence TTGGTTTATACTTTAACTTATTCAAGTATTCATGAATCCGAGGTTAGTCTTGTTGGTAAAAGGGCTTTGTTTTTGGCTGAGGCTTCTCGTAAGAGTTTGAATACTTGTTTGTTTTTTGTGGTTACTGGTAATAGTTTAAGAGAGTTTTTTGACGTTAATTCTTTACAGAAAAAAGTTTTTGATTTGTTGAATACCGGTTTGCCTGAGGATTATTTTTGGTCTGAGGTTAAAAACTTGTTTTCTGGTTCTGTTTTGCCTGATTCTGTTTTGTTAGATATTAAAGAGTCTTATGATGCTTTGAGTGTTTCTGTTAGTGATGCTGATAATATTTTGAGGTCTTTTGAGCCTAGGGTTAATTTGTTTCTTAGTTCTGGTAGTGATTGTGGTTTTAAAGAGGTTTTTCTTAATATTAAGGGTTTTGATAATGTTGTTAATGCTTTGAAGAGTTGTTGGTTTTTGTTTTTTAAGAAGCAAGGCGTTGAGTCTTTAAGGAAAGGTTTATTTAATTTTTCTTGTGGTGTTGTTGTTGAGAAGTTTGTTTCTTCTGATTTCACTGTTGAGGTTGAGGGTTCTTCTGATGAGAAGCATTTGTTGGTTAGTGCTTATAAGGGTTTGCCTGAGGTTTCTGTTGGTATTGTTAAGGATTTGTATGTTTTATCTTTTAATCATTTGGAGTTTGTTAATCATGAATTGAATCATCAGAATTTTAGTATTCTTCATCAGGATGATTCTGGTGTTTTGTTGAAGAAGCGTCTTGGTAAGGAAGGTTCTGATAATAAGGCTTCTAAGCAAGTTATTTCTGATTGTGCGCGTTTGGCTAAGCGCGTTTTTTCTTTACTTAATAATTTTGTTAGAGTGGTTTTTGTTGTTAGACAAGGTATTCCTTATTTGTTTTTAATTGATGATTGTGTTTCTAGTGATGTTGCTGATAAAGTTGATGATGTTGGTAAAAGTATTATTTCTGATAATGTTGGGGTTTTGTCTGATTTGGGTGTTTCTGTTCCTGGTGGTTCTTTTAGTGATGATTTGGTTGAGTCTGATGCGTTGGATGTTGTGGAAGATGATGATTTAGTTGATTCTTCTGATGTTGTAAATGATGCTGATGAATTCATTGTTCAAGACGATCAGAGTGTCGGGGTTAGAAGTAATAATGATTTTTCTTCTTTTTTTAGTTTAATTGAATTATTGGAGGAAGATGTTGTTTCTTTGTATAGGGAGTCTTTTGGTTTTAGTCCTGTTAGTGTTGAAGAGGCTATTTTTGAGTTGGATTCTAAGCATGGTTTTGGTGATAAAGAAAAGGTTCTTAGGGCTTTGGAGGTTAAGTCTTTGTTGATGAATGGTGAGAAAGTTGATGATGATATTATTTCTTCTCTTATTGGTGTTTTGGAGGATTTTCTGAAGAGGGAAGGTTAA
- a CDS encoding exonuclease SbcCD subunit D, translating into MRFVHVADAHIGSWRDPKLKEISVQAFKESIDFAIQKKADFYLIAGDLFNTALPSIDHVKEVVKQLKKLRNQNIRVYFIAGSHDYSPSGKTMLDVIEEADLGINVMKGTITENKLNLKFTTDKETNTKLTGINGLKGMLDRHNYETMNKEELEQETGFKIFLFHTSLDELKPKHLEQMTSYSTNLLPKGFDYYAGGHIHITENKTIPGYKNMVYPGPLFPANFSELEKLKTGSFYYYEDGEITKIEVKTKETITTEFDANNKTTEEIKKEIEQRFAFEDVKNKIILIRIIGQLKDGKPQDLDITNTIKKLLEKQAYYVMKSTTKLLGPDTYEEQNHKENTEEEIITEYLNQVPNNFKDEKNTILELIKTLSQEKNEAEKTTDYEHRIKHDAEQIINKNIKDF; encoded by the coding sequence ATGAGATTCGTACACGTAGCAGATGCACACATAGGAAGCTGGAGAGACCCAAAACTAAAAGAAATAAGTGTGCAAGCATTCAAAGAATCAATAGACTTCGCAATACAAAAAAAAGCAGACTTCTATTTAATAGCAGGAGACTTATTCAATACAGCACTACCTTCAATTGATCACGTAAAAGAAGTAGTTAAACAACTAAAAAAACTAAGAAATCAAAACATAAGAGTTTATTTCATAGCAGGAAGTCATGATTATTCTCCTTCAGGAAAAACAATGCTAGACGTAATAGAAGAAGCAGACCTAGGAATAAACGTGATGAAAGGAACAATAACAGAAAACAAACTAAACCTTAAATTCACAACCGATAAAGAAACCAACACAAAACTAACAGGGATAAACGGATTAAAAGGAATGCTAGATCGTCATAATTATGAAACAATGAACAAAGAAGAACTAGAACAAGAAACAGGATTCAAGATTTTCTTGTTTCACACATCATTAGACGAATTAAAACCAAAACACCTAGAACAAATGACTTCTTATTCAACTAATCTCTTACCAAAAGGATTTGACTATTACGCAGGAGGACACATACACATAACAGAAAACAAAACAATTCCAGGATACAAAAACATGGTATACCCAGGACCCTTATTTCCTGCTAATTTCTCAGAACTAGAAAAACTAAAAACAGGATCATTCTACTATTATGAAGACGGAGAAATAACAAAGATAGAAGTAAAAACAAAAGAAACAATCACAACAGAATTTGACGCAAACAATAAAACAACGGAAGAAATAAAAAAAGAAATAGAACAAAGATTCGCATTCGAAGACGTAAAAAACAAAATAATACTAATAAGAATCATAGGACAATTAAAAGACGGCAAGCCACAAGACCTAGATATAACAAACACAATAAAAAAACTACTAGAAAAACAAGCATACTACGTAATGAAAAGCACAACGAAACTCTTAGGACCAGACACATACGAAGAACAAAACCACAAAGAAAACACAGAAGAAGAAATAATCACAGAATACCTAAACCAAGTACCTAACAATTTCAAAGACGAAAAAAACACAATACTAGAATTAATAAAAACATTATCACAAGAAAAAAACGAAGCAGAAAAAACAACTGATTACGAACACAGAATAAAACACGACGCAGAACAAATCATAAATAAAAACATCAAAGATTTCTAA
- the asnS gene encoding asparagine--tRNA ligase, with translation MKYLSIKQAMKQEQGEIKIRGWIHRERGSNKLKFLVLRDSTDIIQCVIEKESIGEQKFEEAKKLQVEASMQITGTIKKDERAPTGYEISVSDFEVVGTSDMFPITKDQSKEFLADNRHLWLRSRKMTAILKIRSTIFGAIHEYFREQSFYEYQSPTFQSVQCEGGSSLFHVDYFGKKGVFLAQTWQLYAEPAIFSLEKIYTLAPSFRAENSKTSRHLTEYWHAEMEMAWASFKDIQDHGEGLIKKVMTRVLEKHEEELKILGRDIKKLEPTIKKEFPRMTYDEALKILREKFDMKIEWGKDLRTIEEDKLSSLYDTPILVTHYPKKVKAFYMKEAPENPDVVHGVDFIGPEGYGELIGGSERESSLEQIEQRLKEEGEDISQYTFYLDTRKYGSVPHGGFGLGVERLISWICGLDTIKDAIPFPRTALRWTP, from the coding sequence ATGAAATACTTATCAATAAAACAAGCAATGAAACAAGAACAAGGAGAAATAAAAATCAGAGGCTGGATACACAGAGAGCGAGGTTCAAATAAACTAAAATTCCTAGTTCTAAGAGACTCAACAGACATAATACAATGCGTAATAGAAAAAGAATCAATAGGAGAACAAAAATTTGAAGAAGCAAAAAAACTACAAGTAGAAGCATCAATGCAAATAACAGGCACAATAAAAAAAGATGAAAGAGCACCAACAGGTTACGAAATAAGCGTTTCAGACTTCGAAGTAGTAGGAACTTCAGACATGTTCCCAATAACAAAGGATCAAAGCAAAGAATTCTTAGCAGATAATAGACACTTATGGTTGAGAAGCAGAAAAATGACTGCTATACTAAAAATAAGAAGCACAATATTTGGAGCGATACACGAATATTTCAGAGAACAAAGCTTCTATGAATACCAGTCACCCACGTTTCAATCAGTACAATGCGAAGGAGGATCAAGCCTTTTCCACGTGGATTACTTCGGAAAAAAAGGAGTTTTCTTAGCACAAACATGGCAACTATACGCAGAACCAGCAATTTTTTCACTAGAAAAAATATACACGTTAGCACCGTCATTCAGAGCAGAAAATTCTAAGACATCAAGACACCTAACGGAGTACTGGCACGCAGAAATGGAAATGGCTTGGGCGAGCTTCAAAGACATACAAGATCATGGAGAAGGACTAATAAAAAAAGTAATGACTAGGGTATTAGAAAAACACGAAGAAGAACTAAAAATACTAGGAAGAGACATAAAGAAACTAGAACCTACAATTAAAAAAGAATTTCCAAGAATGACATATGATGAAGCACTAAAAATATTAAGAGAAAAATTTGATATGAAAATAGAATGGGGAAAAGATCTAAGAACAATCGAAGAAGACAAACTAAGTTCTTTGTACGATACGCCTATATTAGTAACGCATTACCCAAAAAAAGTCAAAGCATTCTACATGAAAGAAGCACCAGAAAATCCTGACGTAGTACACGGAGTAGACTTCATAGGGCCAGAAGGATACGGGGAGCTAATAGGTGGCAGTGAAAGAGAATCATCCTTAGAACAAATAGAACAAAGACTAAAAGAAGAAGGAGAAGACATTTCACAATACACATTTTACTTAGACACAAGAAAATATGGAAGCGTCCCACACGGAGGATTCGGACTAGGAGTAGAACGCCTAATATCGTGGATATGCGGATTAGACACAATAAAAGACGCAATACCATTCCCTAGAACAGCACTAAGATGGACTCCATAA
- the tgt gene encoding tRNA guanosine(34) transglycosylase Tgt: MFVITHEDGDARVGVLKTKSGDIETPFFMPVVTKATGKFITTDDYSCLGSDLGARGVICNSLLLSFRPGTDIIKKASGIHKFMNFKGLVFTDCGGFQSSSSFFELKSKRGLHFRSPYDNKRVILTPESIMRIQWDIDSDVAMMLDDMSGYGVSYDEAKQAMINTHRWGVESLEHHKKLRSENNVKDGSRQLLFGISQGNFFPDLRAESAKFINGLDFDGVAIGGVAIGEPLEDMYLAVKASLPHISKDKIKYVMGLGSLVDLIEMISLGVDCFDSIYPTQNARHSSIFTRKGKIYLDKGKYAEDFTPIELGCACHTCNHYTKAYIHHLTKINEPAAHRLKSIHNQYFLQRLIEDAKNAIKQKRFKEFKEEIKKNW, from the coding sequence ATGTTCGTTATTACTCACGAGGATGGAGATGCCCGAGTTGGTGTTTTGAAGACGAAGAGTGGAGATATTGAGACTCCTTTTTTTATGCCTGTTGTTACTAAGGCTACTGGTAAGTTTATTACTACTGATGATTATTCTTGTCTTGGTTCTGATTTGGGTGCTAGAGGTGTTATTTGTAATAGTTTACTTCTCAGTTTCAGACCTGGTACTGATATTATTAAGAAAGCTAGCGGTATTCATAAATTCATGAATTTTAAGGGCTTGGTGTTTACTGATTGTGGTGGTTTTCAGAGTAGTAGTAGTTTTTTTGAGCTTAAGAGTAAGAGAGGGTTGCATTTTCGTAGTCCTTATGATAATAAACGCGTTATTTTAACTCCTGAAAGTATTATGCGTATTCAGTGGGATATTGATTCTGACGTGGCTATGATGCTTGATGATATGTCTGGTTATGGTGTGTCTTATGATGAAGCTAAGCAAGCTATGATTAATACTCATCGTTGGGGTGTTGAGAGTTTGGAGCATCATAAGAAGCTTAGATCTGAGAATAATGTTAAAGATGGTTCTAGGCAGTTATTGTTTGGTATTAGTCAAGGTAATTTTTTTCCTGATTTAAGAGCTGAGAGTGCTAAGTTCATTAATGGTTTAGATTTTGATGGCGTAGCCATAGGAGGTGTAGCTATTGGTGAGCCGTTAGAAGATATGTATTTAGCTGTTAAAGCTAGTTTGCCTCATATTTCTAAAGATAAGATTAAATACGTTATGGGTCTTGGTAGCCTTGTTGATTTAATAGAAATGATTAGTTTAGGTGTTGATTGTTTTGATAGTATTTATCCTACTCAGAACGCGCGTCACAGCTCAATTTTTACTCGCAAAGGTAAGATTTATTTAGATAAAGGTAAGTACGCAGAGGATTTTACTCCTATAGAACTTGGTTGTGCGTGTCATACTTGTAATCATTATACCAAGGCGTATATTCATCATCTTACTAAGATTAATGAGCCTGCAGCTCACAGACTTAAAAGTATTCATAATCAGTACTTCTTACAAAGATTAATTGAAGATGCAAAAAATGCTATTAAGCAAAAAAGATTCAAAGAATTCAAAGAAGAAATAAAAAAGAATTGGTAA